The Sorangiineae bacterium MSr11367 genome window below encodes:
- a CDS encoding tetratricopeptide repeat protein, protein MPIDRESVLQTAQKYAEKKKYDRAIVEYQKIIQVDPSDARTLLKMGDLQVKMGAYADAIATYERVGKHYVSLEFFVKAVWVYKQIGEILHKHVPHLEERYAHIAPQLAQLYQNLGLTSDAMATLDEVATRLQKQQRDSEAIEVFRKTIDLDPNNPIPHLRLAEALSRARDPEGAATVFSTAASLLIRRGRPDDALKVLERLLHHKQDPAQARIAAELYLQRGSQADGLQALAKLQICFQANPKDIDTLALLARAFVVIGQAAKGIEVRKEMARIAREQGKTDLFRRLVNDLLEVAGDDDQVQQLAISLPPDDDDDEESQLAPPPARVNMPQASSPIIEAVELDEELLADDDSAIESIEALSAPATSRAGQTLSLPGLTDTDDVPVFDVPSRLSQVGPRASAPDLTERHASISDDYPEMSIEEADDLLVPTSSEEAIAELLEEAASLRRRRMYTSAIESLRIGLELDPYAMDLRHGLRDVLIEAGRIDDAVDESFATVSLLLDRLDGEGAARALSDILAIDPGNERAVHMLRELGYDAPLPASDSRPATEANDDLDDLYDPDAPLPTYELDELGTAHIEPPSFSDQTVPRGTLPGPPPRTMAARRELAIDDPFGSSELPLPEFPLDPSAMDGARHADTLLDPAAPDPLMDPMEVTSRQSASSRPVVELEDALEEADFFASRGLYGDARAVLREQLSRNPNHPLLLERIQELEMQEHGGAAQTSGTRAVPNSVDERSFDISASLDALENLEEVTGPIDLAALGGQVDVEEVFAKFKEGVNKQIDVDDADMHYDLGIAYREIGKFDDAIREFELAANDPTRTCVCESMIGQIHMDRGALPDAIDAFSRGLAAKTRTPEQETMLAFELGNAYEEKNLPKDALQSYQRVARWNPHYRDVQERIRRLARHESTRTPSRPLAVGAEDDEFDRAFDEIIGDGKLP, encoded by the coding sequence GTGCCGATTGACCGCGAATCGGTGCTCCAGACCGCTCAGAAGTACGCCGAGAAGAAGAAGTACGATCGGGCGATCGTCGAGTACCAGAAGATCATCCAGGTGGATCCGAGCGACGCTCGCACCCTCCTGAAGATGGGCGACCTCCAGGTAAAAATGGGCGCCTACGCGGATGCGATCGCGACGTACGAACGCGTCGGCAAGCACTACGTCAGCCTCGAATTTTTCGTCAAAGCCGTCTGGGTCTACAAGCAGATCGGCGAGATCCTGCACAAGCACGTGCCGCATCTCGAAGAGCGTTACGCGCACATCGCACCGCAGCTCGCGCAGCTCTATCAGAACCTCGGTCTGACGAGCGATGCCATGGCCACCCTGGACGAGGTGGCCACGCGCCTGCAGAAGCAGCAACGCGACAGCGAGGCCATCGAGGTCTTCCGCAAGACCATCGACCTCGACCCGAACAACCCCATCCCGCATCTGCGCCTGGCGGAAGCTCTCTCTCGTGCACGCGATCCGGAGGGGGCCGCAACGGTATTTTCCACCGCGGCCTCGCTGTTGATCCGTCGCGGCCGCCCCGATGACGCCCTGAAGGTGCTCGAGCGGCTCCTGCATCACAAGCAGGATCCCGCGCAGGCGCGCATCGCCGCCGAGCTTTACCTGCAACGCGGGTCGCAGGCCGACGGGCTGCAGGCGCTGGCGAAGCTGCAGATTTGTTTCCAAGCGAACCCAAAGGACATCGACACCCTGGCCCTCCTGGCGCGGGCGTTCGTGGTCATCGGGCAAGCGGCCAAGGGCATCGAGGTCCGCAAGGAGATGGCGCGCATCGCGCGCGAGCAGGGCAAGACGGACCTTTTCCGTCGCCTCGTGAACGACCTGCTCGAGGTGGCCGGCGACGACGACCAGGTGCAGCAGCTCGCCATAAGCTTGCCGCCGGACGATGACGACGACGAAGAGTCGCAGCTCGCGCCACCGCCGGCCCGTGTTAACATGCCGCAGGCGTCGTCGCCCATCATCGAGGCCGTGGAGCTCGATGAGGAGCTGCTCGCCGACGACGATTCGGCCATCGAGTCCATCGAGGCGCTCTCCGCGCCGGCGACGTCGCGTGCGGGGCAGACGTTGTCGCTGCCGGGTCTGACGGACACGGACGACGTTCCGGTGTTCGACGTGCCGAGTCGGCTGTCGCAGGTGGGTCCGCGGGCGTCGGCGCCGGATCTCACGGAGCGGCACGCGTCGATCTCCGACGACTACCCCGAGATGAGCATCGAGGAGGCCGACGACCTTCTCGTGCCGACGAGCAGCGAGGAAGCCATCGCCGAGCTGCTCGAAGAAGCGGCATCGCTGCGGCGACGGCGGATGTACACGTCGGCCATCGAGTCGCTACGCATTGGGCTCGAGCTCGATCCGTACGCCATGGACCTGCGGCATGGGCTGCGGGACGTGCTCATCGAAGCGGGACGCATCGACGATGCCGTGGACGAGTCGTTCGCCACGGTGTCGCTGCTGCTCGATCGGCTCGATGGCGAGGGTGCCGCGCGCGCGTTGAGCGACATCCTCGCGATCGATCCGGGCAACGAGCGCGCGGTCCACATGCTGCGCGAGCTGGGGTACGACGCGCCGCTTCCGGCATCGGACTCGCGCCCGGCGACCGAGGCGAACGACGATCTGGACGACCTGTACGATCCGGACGCGCCGCTCCCCACGTACGAGCTGGACGAGCTGGGTACGGCGCACATCGAGCCGCCGTCCTTCAGCGATCAAACGGTGCCGCGCGGAACCTTGCCCGGGCCCCCACCGCGGACCATGGCCGCACGGCGCGAGCTGGCCATCGACGATCCTTTCGGCTCGTCCGAGCTGCCGCTCCCGGAGTTCCCCCTCGATCCATCGGCGATGGACGGGGCGCGCCACGCGGACACGTTGCTCGATCCGGCGGCGCCGGATCCGCTGATGGATCCGATGGAGGTGACGAGTCGCCAATCGGCGAGCTCGCGCCCCGTGGTGGAGCTCGAGGACGCGCTGGAGGAGGCGGACTTCTTCGCCTCGCGCGGCCTCTACGGCGATGCGCGGGCCGTGCTCCGCGAGCAGCTGTCGCGCAATCCGAACCATCCGCTGCTGCTCGAGCGCATTCAAGAGCTCGAGATGCAGGAGCACGGCGGCGCGGCGCAGACGTCGGGCACACGCGCAGTGCCCAACAGTGTCGACGAGCGCAGCTTCGACATTTCCGCGTCGCTCGATGCGCTGGAAAACCTGGAAGAGGTCACCGGCCCGATCGACTTGGCCGCGCTCGGCGGGCAGGTCGACGTCGAAGAGGTGTTCGCGAAGTTCAAGGAAGGCGTCAACAAGCAGATCGACGTCGACGACGCCGATATGCATTACGATCTGGGCATCGCCTACCGCGAGATCGGCAAGTTCGACGATGCGATCCGCGAGTTCGAGCTGGCCGCCAACGATCCGACCCGCACCTGCGTGTGCGAGTCGATGATCGGGCAGATTCACATGGACCGCGGCGCCCTGCCCGACGCGATCGATGCCTTCTCGCGCGGACTCGCCGCCAAGACGCGCACGCCGGAGCAGGAGACGATGCTCGCCTTCGAGCTGGGCAACGCGTACGAAGAGAAGAACCTGCCCAAGGATGCACTGCAGTCGTACCAGCGCGTGGCACGCTGGAACCCGCACTACCGCGACGTGCAAGAACGCATCCGCCGCCTCGCGCGGCACGAATCGACGCGCACACCTTCGCGGCCACTCGCCGTCGGGGCCGAGGACGACGAATTCGACCGCGCCTTCGACGAGATCATCGGGGACGGCAAGCTCCCCTAG
- the lpxA gene encoding acyl-ACP--UDP-N-acetylglucosamine O-acyltransferase, whose product MSTKVHPTAIVHPESTLEEDVELGPYAVVGARVHLGRGTRLQSHAIVEGPSRLGEGNVLFPFAVVGSVAQDKRHAGAPGSLEVGDFNVFREHVTIHRGTSGRATRIGHHNLFMAGAHAAHDTVLGSHITLANGVQLAGHAKVDDYATFGGLSGVAQFVHVGETAFVAAGAMCERNVPPFVVVQGDRARIRALNKVGLQRRGLPESDIAALSKAYAAIFGTSRPRAQAIAELPDELRANPFVTRLLAALA is encoded by the coding sequence ATGAGCACCAAAGTCCACCCCACGGCCATCGTGCACCCGGAGTCCACGCTCGAGGAAGACGTGGAGCTCGGCCCCTACGCCGTTGTGGGCGCGCGGGTGCACCTCGGTCGCGGTACGCGGCTGCAGTCGCACGCGATCGTCGAGGGGCCGTCGCGCCTCGGCGAGGGCAACGTGCTCTTTCCCTTCGCCGTCGTCGGCAGCGTCGCGCAGGACAAGCGCCACGCGGGCGCCCCAGGGTCGCTCGAGGTGGGCGACTTCAACGTGTTTCGCGAGCACGTGACGATTCATCGCGGCACTTCGGGCCGGGCCACCCGGATCGGCCATCACAACTTGTTCATGGCCGGCGCCCACGCGGCCCACGACACCGTGCTCGGTTCGCACATCACCTTGGCCAATGGCGTCCAGCTCGCGGGCCACGCCAAGGTCGACGACTACGCGACCTTCGGCGGCTTGAGCGGCGTCGCCCAATTCGTCCACGTCGGCGAGACCGCCTTCGTCGCCGCCGGCGCCATGTGCGAGCGCAACGTCCCCCCCTTCGTCGTCGTCCAAGGCGACCGCGCCCGCATCCGCGCCCTGAACAAAGTCGGCCTCCAACGCCGCGGCCTCCCCGAGTCGGACATCGCCGCCCTGTCCAAGGCCTACGCCGCCATCTTCGGCACCTCCCGCCCGCGCGCCCAAGCAATCGCCGAGCTCCCCGACGAACTACGCGCGAACCCCTTCGTCACGCGTCTACTCGCTGCACTCGCTTAA
- a CDS encoding endonuclease III, with product MLSARQMSAVLSKVARFVEGRDHLAVTRVSLDGDPFAVLASTIISLRTRDEVTDVVSPKLLAVAPDAETMSETPVERIAELIYPAGFYRNKAQTLRDIARTLLEEHGGRVPDTLEGLLELRGVGRKTANLVLTLGHRKPGICVDIHVHRISNRLGFVRTKTPDETEMVLRAQLPRRWWIPINDILVTFGRVHCTPLSPHCSTCPVANVCHRIDVGRTR from the coding sequence ATGCTCTCCGCGCGGCAGATGTCCGCGGTATTGAGCAAGGTCGCGCGCTTCGTCGAGGGCCGCGATCACCTCGCGGTGACACGGGTGTCGCTGGACGGCGATCCCTTCGCGGTGCTGGCGTCGACCATCATTTCACTGCGCACACGCGACGAAGTGACCGACGTGGTGAGCCCAAAGCTGCTCGCCGTGGCGCCCGACGCGGAGACGATGTCCGAAACGCCAGTGGAGCGCATCGCCGAACTGATTTACCCCGCGGGCTTCTACCGCAACAAGGCGCAGACCCTACGGGACATCGCGCGCACCTTGCTGGAAGAGCACGGAGGGCGCGTCCCCGACACCCTGGAAGGCCTGCTCGAGCTGCGCGGCGTGGGCCGCAAGACCGCGAACCTGGTGCTAACCCTAGGGCATCGCAAGCCGGGCATCTGCGTCGACATCCACGTGCACCGCATCTCGAACCGCCTCGGTTTCGTGCGCACGAAGACCCCAGACGAAACGGAAATGGTGCTCCGCGCGCAGCTTCCGCGCCGCTGGTGGATCCCCATCAACGACATCCTGGTCACCTTCGGCCGCGTCCACTGCACCCCCCTCTCCCCCCACTGCTCCACCTGCCCCGTCGCCAACGTGTGCCACCGCATCGACGTCGGTCGCACCCGCTAA
- a CDS encoding cation diffusion facilitator family transporter, with protein MAHQPSEQERPPEPGRGHSHASDHHHHHGEHHHHHGPHDHHGHGHGEHAAASHSRGAAKFTAAEARQAKRLGLVLGIIGVFFVFELAGAIAARSQVLKADALHLLMDVLAISMSIVAMKLAVRRPTPRFTFGLRRAEPVAAIFNALLVLVVTVEIVHDAIESLRGVGEPPAATIMLLVSMGALVVNGVSAWLLHDVIGHHGHGHHHHGHDHHDHAHDSGHGLNLRGARLHLLGDALGSLAALVAAVIIRLGGPPAVDAVASFLVALILVLGALGLLRDATLVLLEAAPVHLPVDAVRTIVRTFPGVREVHDMHVWTLGAGHDALIVHVRSDGDNPEFSTLASRLSKKLREEFSCEYVTVQVEKTDASCDAPSRD; from the coding sequence ATGGCGCATCAACCTTCTGAGCAAGAACGGCCCCCCGAGCCGGGCCGGGGCCATTCGCACGCCTCGGATCACCACCACCATCACGGCGAACATCACCACCACCACGGCCCGCACGACCATCACGGGCATGGGCACGGGGAGCACGCTGCGGCATCGCACTCGCGGGGCGCGGCGAAGTTCACCGCGGCGGAGGCTCGCCAGGCGAAGCGGCTCGGGCTGGTGTTGGGCATCATCGGCGTCTTCTTCGTCTTCGAGCTCGCGGGCGCGATCGCGGCGCGAAGCCAAGTGCTCAAGGCCGATGCGCTCCATCTGCTGATGGACGTGCTGGCCATCTCGATGAGCATCGTCGCGATGAAGCTCGCCGTGCGCCGCCCGACCCCTCGTTTTACCTTCGGGCTGCGCCGCGCCGAGCCCGTGGCGGCCATTTTCAACGCGCTCCTCGTGCTGGTCGTCACCGTCGAAATCGTCCACGACGCCATCGAGTCGCTGCGCGGGGTAGGGGAGCCGCCGGCGGCGACGATCATGCTGCTCGTCTCGATGGGCGCGCTCGTCGTCAACGGCGTGAGCGCGTGGCTCCTTCACGACGTGATCGGCCACCACGGGCACGGGCACCATCATCACGGTCACGATCATCACGACCATGCCCATGACAGCGGTCATGGCCTCAATCTGCGCGGTGCGAGGTTGCACCTGCTCGGCGATGCCCTCGGCTCGCTGGCGGCATTGGTGGCCGCCGTGATCATCCGTCTGGGAGGCCCTCCCGCGGTGGACGCGGTGGCGAGCTTCCTCGTCGCGCTCATCCTCGTGCTGGGCGCCCTCGGATTGCTTCGCGACGCAACCTTGGTGCTGCTCGAGGCGGCACCGGTGCACCTACCGGTGGACGCGGTCCGCACGATCGTACGCACGTTCCCGGGCGTGCGCGAAGTCCACGACATGCACGTGTGGACCTTGGGCGCCGGTCACGACGCCCTCATCGTCCACGTGCGTTCCGACGGCGACAATCCCGAGTTCTCCACCCTGGCCAGCCGATTGAGCAAGAAGCTCCGCGAGGAGTTCTCCTGCGAGTACGTCACGGTCCAAGTCGAGAAGACGGACGCGTCGTGCGACGCGCCCTCTAGGGATTAG
- a CDS encoding CopD family protein, with translation MITLALALVALHLFANLLWIGAITVVAWLVLTASGRASSTPQPSGALELALGTDTRSAAAHLARTIYLRFATPAFGASFLFGVARLAMDPGTYIHMHWFHAKLTAALGVIALHHVIGARAKRLAAGSMQARGTSAILFGALLACVVLTCLFVIFRNELIG, from the coding sequence ATGATCACGCTCGCGCTCGCCCTCGTGGCCCTGCATCTCTTCGCCAACCTTCTCTGGATCGGCGCCATCACAGTCGTGGCTTGGCTGGTCCTCACAGCGTCCGGTCGCGCGTCCTCCACCCCGCAACCCAGTGGTGCGTTGGAGCTCGCCCTAGGAACCGACACTCGCTCCGCCGCCGCGCACCTGGCGCGGACCATCTACCTTCGCTTCGCCACGCCGGCGTTTGGGGCCAGTTTTCTCTTCGGCGTGGCACGGCTGGCGATGGATCCAGGCACGTACATTCACATGCATTGGTTCCACGCAAAGCTTACCGCCGCCCTCGGTGTCATTGCTCTGCACCATGTGATCGGTGCGAGGGCCAAGCGACTTGCTGCGGGAAGTATGCAAGCACGGGGAACAAGCGCTATTCTTTTTGGTGCCCTCCTTGCGTGCGTTGTGCTGACTTGCCTCTTCGTCATTTTCAGGAATGAACTCATTGGCTGA
- a CDS encoding 4-hydroxythreonine-4-phosphate dehydrogenase PdxA yields MAYLPRRPWGKREHPDARLGQERVGRRKRRTSGVRVSNHARIALSIGCPSGIGPEVSLLAALEAPASSRIVLVGDHGVMAAAAKARGVDARIVRLESASEGYARRSAGEVRVWQPTASLRASEARPGKPTRAGGAAQLAWVDEACDLAARGEADAMVTGPVSKEVIASSGGRTARAFLGHTEHLARRLRAPEVVMAFASKELTTALVTTHLRLGAVPRAITPESVATAAYWLGVLITDLAAFDETGRRVRKVSKQPLPLAVASLNPHAGEGGLLGNEETVAIAPGMALARRRLKRDARNVLLEGPVPAESAYRLGAAGRFAAVLAMYHDQATIPMKLLGFGEAVNISLGLPIIRTSVDHGTAYDIAGKRKADPRGTREAISLATRLSLARSSQPKRPRSR; encoded by the coding sequence GTGGCATACCTGCCGCGGCGCCCGTGGGGCAAACGAGAACATCCTGATGCGCGCCTCGGTCAGGAGCGGGTCGGCCGTCGCAAGCGCCGGACCTCCGGCGTGCGCGTGAGCAACCATGCGCGCATTGCGCTGAGCATTGGGTGTCCCTCGGGGATCGGCCCCGAGGTGAGCTTGCTCGCTGCGCTCGAGGCGCCGGCTTCGTCGCGCATCGTGCTCGTGGGCGATCACGGCGTGATGGCCGCGGCGGCGAAAGCGCGGGGCGTCGATGCGCGCATCGTGCGGCTGGAATCGGCGTCCGAGGGCTATGCGCGTCGGTCGGCGGGCGAAGTGCGGGTGTGGCAGCCGACGGCGAGCCTGCGGGCATCCGAAGCGCGGCCGGGCAAGCCCACGCGGGCGGGCGGCGCGGCGCAGCTGGCGTGGGTCGACGAGGCCTGCGATCTCGCCGCACGCGGCGAGGCCGATGCGATGGTGACGGGCCCGGTGAGCAAGGAGGTCATCGCCAGCTCGGGCGGGCGTACGGCGCGGGCCTTCTTGGGGCACACCGAGCACCTCGCTCGGCGCCTTCGTGCGCCCGAGGTGGTGATGGCCTTCGCATCGAAAGAGCTGACCACCGCCTTGGTGACGACGCACCTGCGCCTCGGCGCCGTGCCGCGTGCCATCACGCCGGAGAGCGTGGCCACCGCGGCCTACTGGCTCGGGGTCCTCATCACGGATCTCGCCGCCTTCGACGAAACGGGCCGGCGCGTGCGCAAGGTGAGCAAGCAGCCGCTCCCCCTGGCCGTGGCGTCGCTCAATCCGCACGCCGGCGAGGGCGGTCTCCTCGGCAACGAGGAAACGGTGGCCATCGCCCCCGGCATGGCCCTGGCGCGCCGCCGGTTGAAGCGCGACGCCCGCAACGTGCTCCTCGAGGGCCCGGTCCCCGCCGAAAGCGCCTACCGCCTCGGCGCCGCCGGCCGTTTCGCCGCCGTCCTCGCGATGTACCACGACCAAGCGACCATCCCGATGAAGCTCCTCGGCTTCGGCGAGGCTGTGAACATCTCCCTCGGCCTCCCCATCATCCGCACCAGCGTGGATCACGGCACCGCCTACGACATCGCGGGCAAACGCAAAGCCGATCCCAGGGGCACGCGCGAAGCGATCTCCCTCGCCACGCGCCTTTCCCTGGCCCGCTCGAGCCAGCCCAAGCGCCCCCGCTCACGTTGA
- a CDS encoding metallopeptidase TldD-related protein translates to MPTQSSLYKAPFAPGGPNEIDVQLAERLLSIALAVGGDYADLFFEYRAGGGLLFDEGILKSASRGVTMGLGVRVQKGDSTGYAYVEQFDWDAMKRAAETAAQIATGGGAKAPVALRSLSLPSRYELDKVTLDVPGMDKRKLLERAAAAAHAFDKHIIKVEASLAEEIRELLIVTSDGKMARDTQPLVRFGVRVVAERDQKRQEASSGGGGRTTMGYFEGKSPEWHAREAAEQAIRMLDAVEAPAGTMEVVLAPGDSGILLHEAVGHGLEADFNRKGTSNYAGQIGQLVASDLCTVIDDATLLQSRGSINVDDEGNEPRSSVLIEKGKLVGYMHDRLSANHFKLTPSGNGRRESFACAPMPRMTNTLLLAGEHHPDEIIKTVKRGVFAKKFGGGQVDISNGDFVFSLTESYLVEDGKITAPLKGVNLIGNGPDVLRKVSMLGNDVGVSDGIWTCGKDGQSVPVGVGCPTIKISAITVGGTKV, encoded by the coding sequence ATGCCGACCCAATCTTCCCTGTACAAGGCGCCGTTCGCTCCGGGCGGACCGAACGAAATCGACGTCCAGCTCGCTGAGCGCCTCCTCTCCATCGCGCTCGCGGTTGGTGGCGATTACGCCGATTTGTTCTTCGAGTACCGCGCCGGTGGCGGCCTTCTCTTCGATGAGGGCATCCTGAAGAGCGCCTCGCGCGGCGTGACGATGGGGCTCGGTGTCCGCGTACAAAAAGGTGACTCGACTGGATACGCCTACGTGGAGCAGTTCGACTGGGACGCGATGAAACGCGCGGCGGAAACGGCCGCCCAGATCGCAACGGGCGGTGGCGCCAAGGCCCCCGTGGCGCTGCGATCGCTCTCGCTTCCGTCGCGCTACGAGCTGGACAAGGTCACCCTCGACGTGCCCGGCATGGACAAGCGCAAGCTGCTCGAGCGCGCGGCTGCAGCGGCGCACGCGTTCGATAAGCACATCATCAAGGTGGAGGCGAGCCTGGCGGAAGAGATCCGCGAGCTGCTCATCGTCACCAGCGACGGAAAGATGGCGCGCGACACGCAGCCCCTGGTGCGCTTCGGCGTGCGCGTGGTGGCCGAGCGCGATCAGAAGCGCCAGGAGGCTTCGTCGGGTGGCGGTGGCCGCACGACCATGGGCTACTTCGAGGGCAAGAGCCCCGAGTGGCATGCGCGCGAGGCCGCCGAGCAAGCCATCCGCATGCTCGATGCGGTGGAGGCGCCCGCCGGCACGATGGAGGTGGTTCTCGCGCCGGGCGACAGCGGCATCCTCTTGCACGAGGCCGTGGGCCATGGGTTGGAGGCGGACTTCAACCGCAAGGGCACGAGCAACTACGCCGGCCAGATCGGCCAGCTCGTCGCGAGCGACCTTTGCACGGTCATCGACGACGCGACGCTGCTTCAGTCGCGCGGCTCGATCAACGTGGACGACGAAGGCAACGAGCCACGCTCCTCGGTGCTCATCGAGAAGGGGAAGCTCGTCGGGTACATGCACGATCGGCTGAGCGCGAACCATTTCAAACTGACCCCAAGTGGGAATGGCCGACGGGAGAGCTTTGCGTGCGCCCCGATGCCGCGCATGACCAACACGTTGCTCCTGGCCGGCGAGCACCATCCGGACGAGATCATCAAGACGGTGAAGCGCGGCGTCTTCGCGAAGAAGTTCGGCGGCGGCCAGGTCGACATCTCCAACGGCGACTTCGTCTTCTCGCTCACCGAGAGCTACCTCGTCGAAGACGGCAAGATCACCGCGCCGCTCAAGGGCGTGAACTTGATCGGCAACGGTCCCGACGTGCTGCGCAAGGTGAGCATGCTGGGCAACGACGTCGGCGTCTCCGACGGCATCTGGACCTGCGGCAAGGACGGCCAGAGCGTTCCCGTGGGGGTGGGGTGCCCGACGATCAAGATTTCCGCCATCACCGTGGGCGGAACGAAGGTCTAG
- the dtd gene encoding D-aminoacyl-tRNA deacylase translates to MRAVIQRVSSARVEVDGEVTGAIERGLLVYLGIGRGDGPKDSAFLLEKIVNARIFENAEGKFDKSLLDVGGALLVVSQFTLYGDLRRGRRPSFDGALPPEEAEPMYDAFVRDARTRGLPVATGRFRAHMHVSSLNDGPVTLWLDSAT, encoded by the coding sequence ATGCGGGCGGTCATTCAGCGGGTGTCGTCCGCACGGGTCGAAGTCGACGGCGAAGTCACGGGGGCCATCGAGCGGGGGCTTCTCGTCTACCTCGGCATCGGCCGGGGCGACGGCCCAAAGGACAGCGCCTTCCTGCTGGAGAAAATCGTCAACGCCCGCATCTTCGAAAACGCCGAGGGCAAGTTCGACAAGAGCCTCCTCGACGTCGGCGGCGCCCTTCTCGTGGTGAGCCAATTCACCTTGTACGGCGACCTTCGCCGCGGCCGCCGCCCCAGCTTCGACGGCGCCCTGCCCCCCGAGGAGGCCGAACCGATGTACGACGCCTTCGTCCGCGACGCCCGCACCCGCGGCCTCCCCGTCGCCACGGGCCGATTCCGCGCTCATATGCATGTGTCGAGCCTGAACGACGGGCCCGTGACCCTCTGGCTCGACAGCGCGACCTAA
- a CDS encoding winged helix-turn-helix domain-containing protein, producing the protein MSGSRYVLVVGHGKEHESEDGAASHLRQLGASVRTLDFWDDFSTACDGEASFRAIVIEAGDRPDFAVSALRAARRESRLEDTPAILAIPERQVARVEPSSGFDDFIVLPYRPAELYARIRQLEWQRSEFANEERIKIGGIVLDRAAHEVSLDGRRVVLTAKEFALLAFFSANRGRVFSRETLLSRVWGVRYEGGARTVDIHVRRLRAKLGDALPLETLRGTGYKLRAPTEMPSDESNEGSDGAVMSETPNGGIPAAAPVGQTRTS; encoded by the coding sequence ATGTCAGGATCGAGATATGTGCTTGTGGTGGGGCATGGGAAAGAGCACGAATCCGAGGACGGTGCTGCATCCCACCTGCGGCAGCTCGGAGCGAGTGTTCGCACCCTCGACTTTTGGGACGACTTTTCGACGGCCTGTGACGGAGAGGCTTCGTTCCGCGCCATCGTGATCGAGGCGGGCGACCGCCCCGACTTTGCCGTCAGCGCCCTGCGCGCGGCACGCCGCGAAAGTCGTCTCGAGGACACGCCTGCCATTCTGGCCATCCCAGAGCGTCAGGTTGCACGCGTCGAGCCATCGAGTGGTTTCGACGACTTCATCGTGCTGCCATATCGCCCGGCCGAACTGTACGCGCGCATCCGCCAGCTCGAATGGCAGCGCAGCGAGTTCGCGAACGAAGAGCGCATCAAGATCGGCGGCATCGTGCTCGACCGCGCCGCGCACGAGGTGTCGCTCGACGGGCGGCGCGTGGTGCTGACGGCGAAGGAGTTCGCGCTGCTGGCGTTTTTCTCGGCCAATCGCGGCCGCGTCTTCAGCCGCGAGACGCTTCTCAGCCGCGTGTGGGGGGTTCGCTACGAGGGCGGGGCCCGTACGGTGGACATCCACGTGCGGCGGCTTCGGGCCAAGCTGGGCGACGCGCTTCCGCTCGAGACCTTGCGCGGCACGGGCTACAAGTTGCGCGCACCGACCGAGATGCCTTCGGACGAGTCCAACGAGGGCAGCGACGGCGCGGTCATGTCGGAAACGCCGAACGGTGGCATACCTGCCGCGGCGCCCGTGGGGCAAACGAGAACATCCTGA
- a CDS encoding OmpH family outer membrane protein, with the protein MKLFPQVFAAWLAASLFLLGFDARAEMKVAVVDVQRAVMQTEDGLRAQASLKKIFDSKQQELNKKQNDLQKQREDLEKQQKVLSKEAFQKRVEDWQKAMVELQSVFVEYNKDLEKRQKEFTDPIVEKIMAIVKRIASTEGFDIVVDKQAVAYMRADLDLTDRAIQAYNSGGGGAAPKAPAAPAPKK; encoded by the coding sequence ATGAAATTGTTTCCCCAAGTCTTCGCGGCATGGCTCGCGGCCAGTCTGTTCCTCCTGGGCTTCGACGCTCGCGCGGAGATGAAGGTCGCCGTGGTCGACGTTCAACGCGCGGTCATGCAGACCGAAGACGGCCTGCGCGCCCAGGCGTCCTTGAAGAAGATCTTCGACAGCAAGCAGCAAGAGCTGAACAAGAAGCAGAACGACCTGCAGAAGCAGCGTGAAGACCTCGAAAAGCAGCAGAAGGTTCTCTCGAAGGAAGCCTTCCAGAAGCGCGTCGAGGACTGGCAGAAGGCGATGGTGGAGCTTCAGTCCGTGTTCGTCGAGTACAACAAGGACCTGGAGAAGCGGCAGAAGGAGTTCACCGACCCCATCGTCGAGAAGATCATGGCCATCGTGAAGCGCATTGCTTCGACCGAAGGCTTCGACATCGTGGTCGACAAGCAGGCTGTCGCCTACATGCGTGCGGATCTGGACCTGACCGATCGCGCCATCCAGGCGTACAACAGCGGTGGCGGCGGCGCGGCCCCCAAGGCCCCCGCAGCGCCCGCACCGAAGAAGTAG